From the genome of Candidatus Nitrosocosmicus oleophilus, one region includes:
- a CDS encoding ester cyclase, with amino-acid sequence MNLEGNLRLMKTLDDAWNSQDWDTFIKRHAESTEVYWPGQPQPTKGRDNHKNESIEFFKAFPDNHIDNDPYKILFGQDDWTCSVANFTGTFKGPLKGMDGKTIEPTNKKFQIEFCTVAHWRNDEIVEEKLFYDLVGMMKQIGAM; translated from the coding sequence ATGAATTTAGAGGGAAATTTACGATTGATGAAGACTCTGGATGATGCATGGAATAGTCAGGACTGGGACACCTTTATCAAACGCCATGCCGAAAGTACAGAAGTATACTGGCCCGGACAACCGCAGCCAACTAAGGGGAGAGATAACCATAAGAATGAATCAATAGAGTTTTTCAAGGCATTTCCTGACAACCACATTGACAATGATCCATACAAGATACTGTTTGGCCAAGATGATTGGACATGCTCTGTGGCAAACTTTACTGGGACATTCAAGGGGCCACTGAAAGGAATGGATGGCAAAACTATCGAGCCTACAAACAAAAAATTTCAAATCGAATTTTGTACTGTTGCCCATTGGCGAAACGATGAAATAGTTGAAGAAAAACTCTTTTACGATTTGGTTGGAATGATGAAACAAATAGGTGCCATGTAG
- a CDS encoding IS5-like element ISThar1 family transposase translates to MIDWPSYNRSLVQRGEILFSYDFLDGWGSEIENMNINKKGKPFVFPDSFILAIGYIRYLFHLPYRQTQGIIKATGKRLPANPPSYGHICKRINKLNIDIKRDKMDDDDDLIISIDSTGIKITNRGQWMDEKWNTQNRKGYLKIHVAVDIKTRKIIALEVTDEKVHDGKMLKKLVNHVLDSREPNTVKIKSVLADGAYDSNPNFVYLEDKKINPGIKVRRNSIVSPKNNRLRNNEVKLQAKDLLKWKTKRKYGQRWISETVFSAIKRMFGEYTSANRFQNMVKEIMIKVSLYNIFRRI, encoded by the coding sequence GTGATAGACTGGCCCTCTTACAATCGCTCATTAGTTCAACGCGGTGAGATCCTCTTCTCGTATGATTTCCTTGATGGTTGGGGTTCAGAGATAGAGAATATGAATATAAACAAAAAGGGTAAACCATTTGTATTTCCAGATTCTTTCATCTTGGCCATTGGTTACATTCGCTATTTATTTCACCTACCATACAGACAAACCCAAGGTATAATTAAGGCCACAGGAAAAAGGTTACCTGCTAATCCACCAAGTTATGGTCACATCTGTAAACGAATCAACAAGCTAAACATCGATATTAAAAGAGACAAGATGGATGACGATGATGACCTAATAATATCAATAGACAGTACAGGTATCAAGATTACTAACAGAGGTCAGTGGATGGATGAGAAATGGAATACACAAAATAGAAAAGGATATCTCAAGATCCACGTTGCTGTAGACATAAAGACCAGGAAAATCATTGCTTTGGAAGTGACAGATGAGAAGGTACATGATGGGAAAATGCTAAAGAAACTAGTCAATCATGTTTTGGATTCGAGAGAACCAAACACTGTAAAGATAAAATCGGTACTAGCTGATGGAGCCTATGATTCAAATCCAAACTTTGTGTATCTTGAGGACAAAAAGATCAATCCAGGTATAAAGGTAAGAAGGAACTCTATTGTTTCTCCTAAAAACAATAGGTTAAGGAACAACGAAGTAAAGTTACAAGCAAAGGATCTGTTGAAATGGAAGACAAAAAGAAAATACGGACAGAGATGGATATCTGAAACTGTGTTCTCAGCTATAAAGAGAATGTTTGGTGAATACACATCAGCAAACAGGTTTCAAAACATGGTAAAGGAGATCATGATAAAAGTATCATTGTATAACATTTTTAGAAGAATATAA
- a CDS encoding universal stress protein: MPFTRILVPFDTSELSVKALEKAVEISAIDQSPIFILHVISEIPLPIHYSRIELKNNEVTISPLVNKLHNEIKNEMIVILEDVKNTYAKHNISITTEIKIGDPAEIIVDFTKQNNIDLIVMGSIGHKGISGMFKKLGSVARKVAEEVNCALLIVR; the protein is encoded by the coding sequence ATGCCTTTTACTCGTATATTAGTACCTTTTGACACTTCCGAGTTGTCAGTCAAAGCTTTGGAAAAAGCTGTAGAAATATCTGCGATCGATCAATCTCCAATCTTTATATTACATGTAATCAGTGAAATACCGTTACCAATTCACTATTCAAGGATAGAGTTAAAGAACAATGAGGTGACTATATCTCCACTAGTTAATAAGCTCCATAATGAGATAAAGAATGAAATGATTGTGATTCTGGAGGATGTGAAGAACACCTACGCTAAGCACAATATTTCTATCACCACAGAAATTAAAATTGGTGATCCAGCAGAAATAATTGTAGACTTTACTAAACAGAACAACATTGATCTCATTGTTATGGGTAGTATAGGACACAAAGGAATTTCAGGAATGTTTAAGAAATTAGGAAGTGTTGCAAGAAAGGTTGCCGAAGAAGTAAACTGTGCGTTATTAATAGTAAGATAA
- a CDS encoding NADPH-dependent FMN reductase has product MNDKIKILGFAGSLRKESFNRALLRNADKFVPDNARLEIFELDGIPPFNQDTEKEMPQKVREFKSKIKDADAILISTPEYNYSVPGVLKNAIDFASRPYGDNPFDGKPVAIMSASIGMLGGARAQYHLRQIFVFLNMYPINRPEVMVNFATDKFDSEGSLLDETSRELIGELIQNLVDWVMLLKK; this is encoded by the coding sequence ATGAATGATAAAATAAAGATACTTGGATTTGCGGGAAGCTTAAGAAAAGAATCCTTCAATAGAGCACTTTTACGGAATGCAGATAAATTCGTTCCAGATAATGCACGTCTAGAAATTTTTGAACTTGATGGTATTCCGCCATTTAACCAAGATACTGAAAAGGAAATGCCTCAGAAGGTAAGAGAATTCAAATCCAAAATAAAGGATGCAGACGCAATTTTGATTAGTACTCCTGAATATAATTACTCTGTACCCGGGGTGTTAAAAAACGCAATTGACTTCGCTTCTAGACCATATGGCGATAATCCCTTTGACGGTAAACCAGTTGCTATAATGAGTGCATCAATAGGAATGTTAGGAGGAGCAAGAGCACAATATCATCTCCGACAAATATTCGTATTCCTTAACATGTATCCAATTAACAGGCCCGAGGTAATGGTAAACTTTGCTACAGACAAATTCGACTCCGAAGGCAGTCTATTGGATGAGACCTCACGGGAGCTGATAGGAGAGTTAATTCAAAACCTAGTGGATTGGGTTATGTTATTAAAAAAATAA
- a CDS encoding universal stress protein produces the protein MRLDLRVILVPYDSSHFSENALEYAVYLAKAIFRGDPKKRIIKIVMLHVVQEIPFTKSLLEKMKIKNENVNPSLNEHANSIYEETKTLMQNDMDKKKKAYKSIEGIKLESLILYGDPSNQIVDYSNNNRVDLIVMGSNGLQGLAKFKGLGSVSRKVSESVSCPMTIIR, from the coding sequence TTGAGATTGGATCTACGAGTTATTTTAGTACCGTATGATAGTTCTCATTTTTCCGAAAATGCATTAGAGTATGCGGTCTATTTAGCAAAAGCAATCTTCCGAGGTGATCCAAAAAAACGAATAATTAAAATCGTAATGCTACATGTGGTACAAGAAATCCCGTTTACCAAAAGTCTGTTGGAAAAAATGAAAATTAAAAACGAAAATGTAAACCCATCATTAAATGAACATGCCAATAGCATATATGAAGAAACAAAAACTCTAATGCAAAATGATATGGACAAAAAAAAGAAAGCCTATAAATCTATAGAGGGAATTAAACTAGAATCACTGATTCTTTATGGCGACCCATCTAATCAAATCGTAGATTATTCTAACAATAATCGAGTTGATTTAATAGTTATGGGAAGTAATGGACTGCAAGGATTAGCTAAATTCAAAGGACTTGGAAGTGTCTCAAGAAAAGTATCAGAATCAGTTTCTTGTCCTATGACAATAATAAGGTAA
- a CDS encoding bile acid:sodium symporter family protein, whose protein sequence is MPKSRADPHTQASGLEKDDLMLLVAIAISTVVGILAPSFGIIFEPYLLVFLGCLLFLNLIKMDPQELALQFKKPIPIALLTAIKLLAIPIILYATTNIIYPSLAIPVLLLSGISTGLGAPFVINVFEKSHQLPLVVGMIISSSIIVPFVLPSLVYFLVDFEKFNIPFLDMTILLSQALFLPLFVGWLMRSKAPRIAKKIEATSFVPSVILVSLMNLGIYAKFSNYFISDYSLVITMIIAAFALFFIYGFIGYFTLYLIGKKDKSSRIAAFVTMSYVNNTLVVVFASQFFGTEVATLAAFYNLAYYGLMVPMKKLFLSRSL, encoded by the coding sequence GTGCCAAAGAGTAGAGCAGACCCGCACACACAGGCATCAGGATTAGAGAAAGACGATTTAATGCTTCTTGTTGCAATTGCTATATCAACCGTAGTAGGTATATTGGCACCATCATTTGGAATAATATTTGAACCTTATCTTTTGGTCTTCCTAGGATGCTTGTTATTCTTAAATTTAATCAAAATGGATCCCCAAGAGCTAGCATTACAGTTTAAAAAGCCTATTCCTATTGCATTGTTAACTGCAATCAAACTTTTGGCAATTCCCATTATTCTATACGCAACTACAAACATAATTTATCCATCACTTGCCATTCCGGTCTTACTACTTTCAGGAATATCAACGGGTTTAGGAGCGCCATTTGTAATTAATGTTTTTGAGAAAAGCCATCAATTGCCGCTAGTTGTAGGGATGATAATCTCATCATCTATCATCGTTCCATTTGTTTTGCCTTCTCTAGTATATTTTTTGGTAGATTTTGAAAAATTTAATATTCCCTTTTTAGATATGACTATTTTATTATCTCAAGCTCTTTTTCTGCCTTTATTTGTAGGTTGGTTGATGAGGAGTAAAGCTCCGAGAATAGCAAAAAAAATTGAAGCAACTTCTTTCGTCCCTTCAGTCATTCTAGTATCATTGATGAATCTGGGAATATATGCAAAATTTTCTAACTATTTCATTTCCGATTATTCACTTGTAATTACGATGATTATTGCAGCATTTGCTTTGTTCTTTATATACGGATTCATAGGATATTTTACCTTATATCTTATAGGTAAAAAAGACAAATCATCTAGAATCGCTGCCTTCGTAACTATGAGTTATGTAAATAATACACTTGTAGTTGTATTTGCATCTCAGTTTTTCGGAACGGAAGTAGCTACCTTGGCAGCATTCTACAACTTGGCTTACTATGGTCTAATGGTGCCAATGAAAAAATTATTTTTGAGTAGATCTTTATAA
- a CDS encoding adenylate/guanylate cyclase domain-containing protein yields the protein MSSDQAKFFVYTDVVDSSKTSIPEDIQVKKITTLQDWTLEFLMIAERVKEYTEIKKYYNFTGDGMFMVFDEYYDAINLALFLHHKLSTENKDDDTEKIALKMGISFGTSISFFEKTHNKYAPWGYSSIIAQRLLNLCLPNQILLSKGARDAMIGKVLPDWKLVLFDHIHSIGNYPIKHDKKGEEVFSFYGSMNDFNFGNASIKNFLNIDEALDFPNILKESKIPVQEFFILKVNQFKKQFSKIFTANGYDLEAEDEINFYKTLFYYGGSKYSGVSRFLPSVFESQRGGFLTSQEMMFERIKKDCQLKGIPIPVNFGNRYLIPDIDNLHADIRAKYYVCKEFVRRHENMHVQLFWVSPENAKNAIDSTTPSNLLDSRDVGLWHDSYAVRIEELHDSFYLSNEVTQNDRRRLIFADKDTDLYDSIKQYIEIMNQYITQGAAIRIDYKYLDHIYSK from the coding sequence ATGTCATCCGATCAAGCAAAATTCTTTGTCTATACAGACGTAGTTGACTCGTCAAAGACTAGTATACCAGAAGACATTCAAGTAAAAAAAATTACTACGCTACAAGACTGGACATTAGAATTTTTAATGATTGCAGAAAGAGTTAAAGAATATACCGAAATTAAGAAGTACTACAATTTTACCGGTGACGGTATGTTTATGGTATTTGATGAATATTACGATGCTATTAACTTGGCACTTTTCCTACATCATAAATTAAGTACTGAAAATAAAGATGATGATACTGAAAAGATAGCATTGAAGATGGGAATCAGTTTTGGTACAAGTATTTCATTTTTTGAAAAAACTCATAATAAATATGCACCATGGGGTTATAGCTCCATTATAGCACAAAGATTACTGAATTTATGTCTTCCAAATCAAATTCTATTATCTAAAGGGGCTCGAGATGCAATGATTGGAAAAGTACTTCCAGATTGGAAACTTGTTCTTTTTGATCATATACATTCGATCGGAAACTATCCAATTAAACACGATAAAAAGGGCGAGGAAGTTTTTTCATTTTATGGAAGTATGAATGACTTCAATTTTGGAAATGCCAGTATCAAGAATTTTTTAAATATTGATGAAGCTCTAGATTTTCCTAATATACTCAAGGAGTCTAAGATTCCAGTTCAAGAATTTTTCATATTGAAAGTAAATCAATTCAAGAAACAATTCTCTAAAATTTTTACCGCCAATGGTTACGATTTAGAAGCAGAAGATGAAATTAATTTTTACAAAACATTATTTTACTATGGTGGGTCAAAATATTCTGGAGTTAGTCGGTTCCTACCCAGTGTTTTTGAAAGTCAAAGAGGAGGCTTTCTGACAAGTCAGGAAATGATGTTTGAACGAATAAAAAAAGACTGCCAACTTAAAGGGATTCCGATTCCAGTCAATTTTGGTAATAGATATCTAATACCGGACATAGATAACCTACACGCGGATATTCGAGCTAAATATTATGTTTGTAAGGAATTTGTAAGACGACATGAGAACATGCATGTTCAATTATTTTGGGTGAGTCCTGAAAATGCTAAAAACGCTATAGACAGTACAACACCATCTAATTTGTTGGACTCGAGAGATGTAGGATTGTGGCATGATAGTTATGCAGTACGAATTGAAGAATTACATGATTCATTTTATCTTTCAAACGAGGTGACTCAAAATGACAGGCGAAGGCTAATATTTGCAGATAAAGATACCGATCTATATGATTCAATAAAGCAATATATAGAAATAATGAATCAATATATTACCCAAGGAGCTGCTATTAGAATAGACTACAAATACCTTGATCATATTTATAGTAAATAG
- a CDS encoding tetratricopeptide repeat protein → MPRSKDSPVIAIRVGVAKKIKENISGKNIEFSALVNEFLESHLEKEDFMKEYFDSRIFSKILSVDFTDGYCNFWLKEGGSFHVYFKQQNGQSFLYCEEDKSKNCIHVEYVLARTEVGKIYNYSKSYPYVKGVERDKEDEKDVVITPYSKIKAEINIKLEDGVFAKYNLIENSNFDNKIKNQWQKADLLFVEKKYEQSRKIYQELLRLTEDDPPKLSKTHAVELLHAIGKTHFRERNLDLALEELGRAIEEARKQDRKNPHLWNDYGYFLFRKAMKENDKEIFRKALANFEMAHSIKKDDNFFIYNIIMTSLRLGTKKDLDVAEGYVKKFKEDSNFEPLVEIGRFYKQARNYEKALDLFQSAIDSIHKNVDISKEKRDEILANVFVLQGNTLFHQGRYKEACQSFINGRNIEPTNPDCWAGFALCLVQPDNPEKENLKIRDRKTLESARDAVNKALSYDKHHPKANEIKSFIEQNLFNLGFIEEQHTI, encoded by the coding sequence GTGCCAAGATCTAAGGATTCACCAGTAATAGCAATTAGAGTGGGAGTAGCCAAGAAGATTAAGGAAAATATATCTGGCAAGAACATCGAGTTTAGCGCTCTAGTAAATGAATTTCTTGAATCCCACTTGGAAAAAGAAGACTTTATGAAGGAGTATTTTGATTCAAGGATATTTTCCAAAATATTAAGTGTTGATTTTACGGATGGTTATTGTAATTTTTGGTTGAAAGAAGGTGGGAGCTTTCATGTCTATTTTAAGCAACAGAATGGACAGAGTTTTCTATATTGTGAAGAAGATAAATCAAAAAACTGCATTCATGTAGAATATGTGTTAGCTCGAACGGAAGTTGGAAAAATCTACAATTATTCCAAGTCATATCCTTATGTCAAAGGGGTTGAACGAGACAAAGAGGATGAAAAAGATGTTGTAATAACGCCATACTCGAAAATTAAGGCAGAAATAAATATTAAACTCGAGGATGGTGTGTTCGCAAAATACAATTTAATAGAAAATAGTAACTTTGATAATAAAATAAAGAATCAATGGCAGAAAGCAGATTTATTGTTTGTGGAAAAGAAATACGAACAGTCACGTAAGATATATCAAGAATTGCTTAGGTTAACTGAAGACGATCCTCCAAAACTTTCAAAAACACATGCAGTTGAGCTTTTGCATGCGATAGGGAAAACCCATTTTAGGGAAAGAAACCTAGACCTGGCCCTGGAGGAATTAGGTAGAGCAATAGAAGAAGCCAGAAAGCAAGACAGAAAGAATCCCCACCTTTGGAATGATTATGGATATTTCCTTTTTAGGAAAGCCATGAAGGAAAATGACAAGGAAATCTTCCGAAAGGCGTTAGCTAATTTTGAAATGGCACACTCTATAAAAAAGGATGATAATTTCTTTATTTATAATATAATAATGACTTCTCTCCGTTTAGGAACTAAAAAGGATTTAGATGTAGCAGAGGGATATGTGAAAAAATTTAAAGAGGATTCAAATTTCGAACCGCTAGTTGAAATAGGACGTTTTTACAAACAGGCAAGAAATTACGAAAAGGCTTTAGATTTATTTCAAAGTGCCATCGACAGTATCCACAAGAATGTCGATATTTCTAAAGAGAAAAGAGATGAAATATTAGCCAATGTATTTGTTTTGCAAGGGAATACACTCTTCCATCAAGGAAGATATAAAGAGGCTTGTCAAAGTTTTATAAATGGAAGAAATATTGAACCCACTAATCCTGATTGTTGGGCGGGTTTCGCATTATGCCTAGTTCAACCAGATAATCCCGAAAAAGAAAACCTAAAGATACGAGACAGAAAAACCTTGGAAAGTGCTCGTGACGCAGTCAATAAAGCATTGAGTTATGATAAACATCATCCCAAAGCGAATGAAATCAAATCATTTATCGAACAAAATCTTTTTAACTTAGGATTCATAGAAGAACAGCATACTATATGA
- a CDS encoding cation:proton antiporter, with the protein MEAPIGQILQDFAVIMIIASVMTLIFYKLKQPVVIGFIVAGIIIGPYSPPFSLIHNLDVLNLFAEMGVILLLFTVGMEFPIQKLKEVGRKAIVIASSEAFGTLVIGFIVAQSLGLGFYDSLFIALAISVTSTVIIMRVLGELKMMKDESATLILGTTIIEDIIIISLLAIFQSAGASGEFSIYEIIVSVGITIGFIAGVLVIGSKIIPKLMDVVARTNQHDVLIVAAVGVAFALAFISFQLGISVAAGAFFAGVLVAESRSHSVTSVLANPVKDIFAALFFVSVGALMDFSLIPQFIVPALILIAVSIGAKFMTVYISSRIQKLNNLTSARTALGCSSSGGEIALVVAKGGIDVGAATPIILPMIGTMTIITTFIAPYIIKYGWRFTEKFSKVRNKDEGQQNQPSKTDDSSNKPP; encoded by the coding sequence GTGGAAGCACCAATCGGACAAATATTACAGGATTTTGCAGTAATAATGATAATTGCCTCTGTAATGACTTTGATTTTTTACAAATTAAAGCAACCTGTAGTTATAGGATTCATTGTGGCTGGCATCATAATTGGCCCCTATAGTCCACCATTTAGCCTCATTCACAACTTAGATGTGCTGAATCTATTTGCTGAAATGGGTGTAATCTTATTGCTTTTTACTGTTGGAATGGAATTTCCAATCCAAAAACTAAAGGAGGTTGGAAGAAAAGCAATTGTTATAGCTTCAAGCGAAGCTTTTGGAACGTTAGTAATAGGTTTTATAGTTGCACAATCATTGGGATTAGGATTTTACGACAGTCTATTTATTGCACTTGCAATATCAGTAACAAGCACTGTCATTATAATGAGAGTTCTTGGAGAACTCAAAATGATGAAAGATGAGTCTGCTACTCTAATTTTAGGGACAACCATCATTGAAGATATAATTATAATTTCACTATTGGCAATATTTCAATCCGCAGGTGCCAGTGGAGAATTTTCTATATATGAAATCATAGTTTCTGTAGGAATAACCATAGGTTTTATAGCCGGAGTATTAGTGATAGGCTCCAAAATTATTCCTAAGTTAATGGATGTGGTAGCAAGAACCAATCAACACGATGTACTAATAGTCGCAGCAGTAGGTGTTGCTTTTGCATTAGCCTTCATATCATTTCAGTTGGGGATTTCAGTGGCAGCGGGTGCATTCTTTGCAGGTGTTCTTGTAGCAGAATCTAGATCTCACTCAGTAACCAGTGTTTTAGCCAATCCTGTAAAGGATATTTTTGCAGCATTATTCTTTGTTTCTGTTGGCGCACTAATGGATTTTTCCTTAATTCCGCAGTTCATAGTCCCTGCATTAATACTGATAGCAGTTTCAATAGGAGCGAAATTTATGACCGTTTATATTTCATCCAGAATCCAGAAGCTAAACAATCTTACTTCAGCAAGAACTGCCTTAGGGTGCTCATCCTCCGGGGGTGAAATAGCGTTAGTTGTAGCGAAGGGAGGTATTGATGTCGGAGCAGCCACTCCGATTATACTACCGATGATTGGAACTATGACAATCATAACTACATTCATTGCGCCGTATATTATCAAATATGGATGGAGATTTACAGAGAAATTTTCTAAAGTACGAAATAAGGACGAGGGACAGCAAAATCAACCATCCAAAACAGATGATAGTTCAAACAAGCCTCCTTAA
- a CDS encoding VOC family protein encodes MDVDNPNEFVASPSLKVDHVHLKVSNIEESIGFYESILGLNVLEAQSSGNTAYLGPESTGEKLSALLILDQIDQDRGITDLSRERMEAGLYHFAILLPERKYLASFLQHFQKNTDPQFYDGMADHAVSESIYLHDPDYHGIEVYRDRKPSEWQWTGENKIYMVTEPLDVNNLLKQYGNEKWDGFPVRTTIGHVHLHVSNLTKTKKFYQQSLGLYHTASYPGAYFFAADKYHHHVATNTWLGTNILRNSANDHRKSGLEHFAISIDGDKGDLKKLKDHYELNGITIDEDTDDSDKQHESSFYTYDPDGIKIQILLKE; translated from the coding sequence ATGGATGTTGATAATCCCAATGAATTTGTAGCCAGTCCGTCACTAAAAGTAGATCATGTTCATCTCAAAGTTTCTAATATAGAAGAGTCTATAGGTTTTTATGAATCCATTCTTGGGTTGAATGTTTTGGAAGCCCAATCAAGCGGAAATACTGCATACTTGGGTCCAGAGTCGACTGGGGAAAAGTTATCAGCGCTACTGATTCTTGATCAAATAGACCAAGACAGAGGTATAACTGATCTTAGTAGAGAGAGAATGGAAGCAGGTCTTTACCATTTTGCAATATTATTACCTGAAAGAAAATATCTTGCGTCCTTTCTTCAACATTTCCAAAAGAACACAGATCCACAGTTTTACGATGGTATGGCAGATCATGCGGTTTCTGAATCAATTTATTTGCATGATCCGGATTACCATGGAATTGAGGTTTATAGAGATAGAAAACCCTCCGAATGGCAATGGACAGGTGAAAATAAAATATACATGGTAACAGAACCCCTTGATGTAAACAATTTGCTGAAGCAATATGGTAATGAAAAATGGGATGGTTTTCCTGTCCGTACTACGATAGGTCATGTACATCTCCATGTCTCTAATCTTACAAAGACAAAAAAGTTCTATCAACAGTCACTTGGACTTTACCATACTGCATCTTATCCAGGTGCGTATTTCTTCGCCGCAGATAAGTATCATCATCACGTAGCGACCAACACTTGGCTTGGGACAAACATTTTACGAAACAGTGCCAATGATCATAGGAAGTCAGGACTAGAACACTTTGCTATAAGTATAGATGGTGACAAAGGAGATCTAAAGAAATTAAAAGACCATTATGAGCTAAATGGTATAACTATTGACGAAGACACTGATGATTCTGATAAACAGCACGAATCGTCTTTTTATACATACGATCCAGATGGAATAAAAATACAGATCCTGTTGAAAGAATAA
- a CDS encoding NADPH-dependent FMN reductase, translating to MSDKIRILGFAGSLRKDSFNRALLRNAVSFIPDNSSLEIFELDGIPPFNQDAEKDMPEKVRDFKSKIRGADAILISTPEYNYSVPGVLKNAISYRYTRYSLNPATYG from the coding sequence GTGAGTGATAAAATAAGGATACTGGGATTTGCTGGAAGCCTGAGGAAAGATTCTTTTAATAGAGCCCTTTTACGCAACGCAGTTAGTTTTATTCCAGATAATTCTAGTCTAGAAATTTTTGAACTTGATGGCATTCCACCATTCAACCAAGACGCTGAGAAAGACATGCCCGAGAAGGTTAGGGATTTCAAATCTAAAATAAGAGGAGCAGACGCTATTTTGATTAGCACTCCCGAATACAATTATTCTGTACCCGGGGTGTTAAAAAACGCAATTTCCTATCGATATACCAGGTACTCATTGAATCCCGCAACATATGGCTAA